One segment of Rosa chinensis cultivar Old Blush chromosome 6, RchiOBHm-V2, whole genome shotgun sequence DNA contains the following:
- the LOC112170522 gene encoding putative laccase-9, producing MGCRILVLLLGTFFLDGLLLSMAANVHHYSFILKETNFTRLCFTKPMLTVNESFPGPTIHVRKGDRAFVNVHNNGKYGVTIHWHGVKQPHNPWSDGPENITQCPIQPGKNFTYEVIFSDEEGTLWWHAHSDWSRATVHGHIVILPERGKTYPFSEPYAEQTIFLGSWFDTDVKELIDDATATGSDPEASTGFTINGWPGALYNCSNETIYTLGVEYGQTYLLRLVSGVMNEEMFFGIAGHNFTVVAQDASYLKPIVTSYIMIAPGQTMDILLTADQTPSYYYIAASPFFDSNAPFDNTTTTAILRYTNVTSAPSTIPMPSLPFVTDKEAVDNFTAQLRALASKEHPISVPKNFTERIIISVSVNQLPCEANVTCGGPNGNRLAASLNNISFSTPTTDILQAYYRNLNDTYEDDFPNQPPVYFNFSGVDTELYLLPEVGTKLKMIEYGASIEILYQGTNVGNAENHPMHLHGYSFYVVGSAYGNWNETTSPATYNLVDPPEVNTVGVPKNGWTAIRFVANNPGVWFMHCHLERHSSWGMNSVIIVKNGPTNGTSIRRPPPNLPVCA from the exons ATGGGTTGCCGCATACTCGTCCTCCTCCTGGGAACTTTCTTCCTTGATGGGCTTCTCCTCTCCATGGCTGCTAACGTCCACCACTACAGCTTTATT CTGAAGGAGACCAACTTTACAAGACTCTGTTTCACAAAGCCGATGCTCACTGTAAATGAGTCGTTCCCAGGGCCAACAATTCATGTTCGCAAAGGAGATAGAGCTTTTGTTAATGTCCACAACAATGGAAAATATGGTGTCACCATTcactg GCATGGAGTGAAGCAACCGCATAATCCATGGTCAGATGGTCCAGAAAATATCACTCAGTGTCCAATTCAACCAGGAAAGAATTTCACTTATGAGGTCATATTCTCAGATGAAGAAGGCACGCTATGGTGGCATGCACATAGCGACTGGTCACGTGCCACAGTTCACGGCCACATTGTTATTTTACCTGAAAGAGGAAAAACCTATCCATTTTCCGAACCCTACGCTGAGCAAACAATTTTTCTtg GATCATGGTTCGATACAGACGTAAAGGAACTAATTGATGACGCCACGGCAACCGGAAGTGACCCAGAGGCATCCACTGGATTCACCATCAATGGCTGGCCAGGAGCTTTATACAATTGCTCCAATG AAACTATATACACTCTTGGGGTTGAATACGGCCAAACCTATCTTCTTCGTCTAGTGAGTGGTGTTATGAACGAAGAAATGTTCTTCGGAATTGCCGGGCACAACTTCACGGTGGTGGCACAAGACGCATCATACTTAAAGCCAATTGTCACAAGCTACATAATGATAGCTCCAGGCCAAACCATGGATATTCTACTAACGGCAGACCAGACCCCAAGTTACTATTACATTGCTGCTAGCCCATTTTTCGACTCAAACGCTCCCTTCGACAACACCACCACCACGGCCATCCTCCGGTACACGAACGTAACTTCCGCCCCATCGACTATTCCCATGCCTTCACTTCCCTTTGTAACAGACAAAGAAGCTGTAGACAACTTCACAGCTCAGTTAAGGGCCTTGGCAAGCAAGGAACATCCTATTAGTGTGCCCAAAAATTTTACGGAAAGAATCATAATCTCAGTCTCTGTGAACCAACTACCTTGTGAAGCTAATGTCACCTGCGGGGGTCCGAACGGTAACAGGCTGGCTGCTAGCCTGAACAATATCAGCTTCTCTACCCCCACTACTGACATACTGCAAGCATACTATAG GAACTTAAATGATACCTACGAAGACGATTTTCCAAATCAACCGCCGGTGTATTTCAACTTTTCTGGAGTTGATACAGAGCTGTATCTATTGCCGGAGGTAGGGACAAAGTTGAAGATGATCGAGTACGGGGCATCAATTGAAATTCTGTACCAAGGGACTAATGTCGGGAATGCAGAAAACCATCCAATGCATCTACATGGTTACAGCTTCTACGTTGTTGGGTCTGCTTACGGCAACTGGAATGAGACCACTTCTCCGGCCACTTACAACTTGGTCGATCCACCGGAAGTTAACACTGTTGGAGTTCCGAAGAATGGATGGACTGCCATCCGATTCGTTGCTAACAATCCCG GAGTATGGTTTATGCATTGTCATTTAGAACGCCACAGTAGTTGGGGTATGAATTCGGTGATTATTGTCAAGAATGGCCCCACTAATGGAACTAGCATTCGACGACCCCCTCCAAACTTGCCAGTTTGTGCTTAG